Proteins encoded together in one Cicer arietinum cultivar CDC Frontier isolate Library 1 chromosome 4, Cicar.CDCFrontier_v2.0, whole genome shotgun sequence window:
- the LOC101496525 gene encoding protein-tyrosine-phosphatase PTP1, translated as MAGNPATPSSTFSRENLNLSSDFPTRISLTSDQVKHCTEALALLKDKRRNPHTISQEFLHLQANRITPSEMTRRCSVALNSVNISKNRYTDVLPFDKNRVVLNSSSDYRSAALGYINASFISTSSPGTVSEFLATQGPLPHTYEDFWEMIIQYHCPAIVMLTRLVDNYKMKCGDYFQAEDRPRELGNISLTCKWAKTTETSLVLRHFEVNHREVENAPLSVLHIQYPEWPDHGVPNDTLAVREILKRLYHLPPNLGPIVVHCSAGIGRTGTYCTIHNTIQRILAGDMSAVDIANTISVFRSQRIGMVQTQDQYIFCYQAIIDELEDLVSQQ; from the exons ATGGCTGGAAATCCCGCAACTCCCTCCTCCACATTTTCTCGCGAGAATTTGAATTTGTCGTCCGATTTCCCCACCCGAATCTCCCTCACTTCCGATCAGGTCAAGCACTGCACGGAAGCACTCGCTTTGTTGAAGGACAAGCGCCGAAACCCTCACACCATCTCCCAAGAGTTTCTTCACTTGCAG GCGAACAGGATAACGCCGAGTGAGATGACGAGAAGATGCAGCGTTGCTCTTAATTCTGTCAATATCAGCAAAAATCGATACACAGATGTTTTACCAT TTGATAAGAACAGGGTTGTTCTTAATTCCAGTTCAGATTATAGGTCTGCAGCACTGGGGTATATCAATGCAAGCTTTATATCG ACCTCTTCCCCTGGAACTGTATCTGAATTTCTAGCCACACAAGGCCCGCTTCCACACACTTATGAGGATTTCTGGGAAATGATTATCCAATATCACTGTCCTGCAATTGTGATGCTTACTAGGTTGGTCGACAATTACAAG atgaAGTGTGGAGATTATTTTCAAGCTGAGGATAGACCTAGAGAATTAGGCAATATCTCACTTACATGTAAATGGGCGAAAACTACTGAAACTTCATTAGTGCTGCGCCATTTTGAGGTTAACCATAGAGAG GTAGAAAATGCGCCATTATCTGTTTTGCATATTCAGTATCCTGAGTGGCCTGACCATGGAGTTCCAAATGATACTTTGGCTGTGCGTGAAATTTTGAAAAGATTATATCATTTGCCACCAAACCTTGGCCCAATAGTGGTGCACTGCAG TGCAGGTATTGGCAGAACTGGAACATACTGCACAATTCACAACACAATTCAGCGAATACTTGCTGGTGATATGTCTGCAGTAGATATTGCTAACACAATATCTGTGTTCAGATCCCAGCGTATTGGAATGGTTCAGACCCAG GACCAGTACATTTTTTGCTATCAAGCTATCATAGATGAACTGGAAGACCTTGTATCTCAACAGTAA
- the LOC101496198 gene encoding protein PSK SIMULATOR 1 isoform X2: protein MVSVIVYERSYMVSEVSSLLGRAGTAGLGKAVDVLDTLGSSMTNLNLSSGFTSGVTTKGNKISILAFEVANTIVKGANLMQSLSKENIKHLKEVVLPSDGVQNLISTDMNELLRIAAADKREELKIFSGEVVRFGNRCKDPQWHNLERYFEKLGSELSPQRQLKDEAEIVMQQLMTFVQYTAELYHELHALDRFDQDYRRKLQEEDNSNATQRGDSLAILRAELKSQKKHVRNLKKKSLWSKILEEVMEKLVDIVHFLYLEINEAFGSADTDKHVKDSQGNHKKLGAAGLALHYANIITQIDTLVSRSSSVPPNTRDALYQGLPPNVKSALRSRLQSFQVKEELTIPQIKAEMEKTLQWLVPIAANTTKAHHGFGWVGEWANTGSDVNRKPAGQTDLLKIETLHHADKDKTEGYILELVIWLHHLVSQVRVGNGGIRSPVKSPIRSPNQITVQLFTQKGCSTSPLLTMEDQQMLREVGKRKLTPGISKSQEFSTAKTRLSKHHRLSKSSNHSPINESKNDIFSTRRLPSVPFIDFDIDRMKALDVIDRVDTIGSS, encoded by the exons ATGGTTTCAGTAATTGTTTACGAAAGATCTTATATG GTATCAGAAGTGAGTTCACTCTTGGGAAGAGCTGGTACAGCTGGGCTTGGCAAGGCAGTAGATGTTTTGGACACACTAGGTAGTAGTATGACAAATTTGAATCTCAGCAGTGGTTTTACATCGGGAGTTACaacaaaaggaaataaaatttcaattttggcCTTTGAAGTTGCAAACACAATAGTTAAGGGTGCCAATCTAATGCAATCTCTTTCAAAAGAGAACATTAAACATTTAAAAGAGGTGGTTCTACCATCTGACGGAGTGCAAAATTTGATATCTACAGATATGAATGAACTCCTGAGAATTGCTGCCGCAGACAAGAG AGaagaattgaaaatattttctgGTGAAGTTGTGCGTTTTGGAAATCGATGCAAAGATCCTCAGTGGCACAACCTGGAACGCTATTTTGAGAA GTTAGGTTCAGAGCTTTCACCGCAAAGGCAATTGAAAGACGAGGCAGAGATAGTGATGCAACAATTAATGACCTTTGTTCAATATACTGCT GAATTATATCATGAATTGCATGCCTTAGACAGGTTTGATCAAGATTATCGACGCAAGCTTCAAGAAGAGGACAATTCAAATGCCACACAGAGAG GAGACAGCCTTGCAATTTTAAGAGCAGAACTGAAGAGTCAAAAGAAGCATGTaagaaatttgaagaaaaaatcacTGTGGTCCAAGATTTTGGAAGAG GTGATGGAAAAGCTTGTAGATATTGTCCATTTTCTATATTTGGAGATAAACGAAGCATTTGGTTCTGCTG ATACGGATAAGCACGTGAAAGATTCTCAAGGCAATCATAAGAAGTTGGGGGCTGCTGGTCTTGCTTTGCATTATGCAAACATTATCACTCAAATTGATACTCTG GTGTCTCGATCAAGTTCTGTGCCTCCTAATACTAGGGATGCTTTATATCAAGGGCTGCCGCCTAATGTAAAATCAGCATTGCGCTCAAGGTTACAATCATTTCAAGTTAAAGAAGAG CTTACTATCCCACAAATCAAAGCTGAAATGGAGAAAACATTGCAGTGGCTTGTTCCTATTGCCGCTAATACAACGAA AGCTCATCATGGTTTTGGATGGGTTGGAGAATGGGCAAATACAGG GTCTGATGTCAACCGTAAACCTGCGGGCCAGACCGACTTGTTGAAAATCGAAACACTACATCATGCCGATAAAGATAAAACAGAAGGGTATATACTTGAACTGGTTATCTGGCTACATCACCTAGTCAGCCAAGTAAGAGTTGGTAATGGAGGAATAAGGTCTCCGGTCAAATCTCCAATTCGTTCTCCTAACCAAATAACGGTGCAGTTGTTTACTCAAAAAGGCTGCTCTACGTCTCCGTTGTTAACAATGGAAGATCAACAAATGCTTCGAGAAGTTGGTAAGCGGAAACTAACACCAGGCATTAGTAAGAGCCAGGAATTCAGCACTGCCAAAACGAGGTTGAGCAAACACCATAGGCTAAGCAAGAGTAGTAATCATTCCCCAATCAATGAAAGTAAAAACGATATATTCTCTACGAGGAGGCTACCTTCTGTTCCTTTTATCGACTTTGATATTGACCGAATGAAGGCGTTGGATGTCATTGATAGGGTGGATACCATTGGAAGTTCATAA
- the LOC101496198 gene encoding protein PSK SIMULATOR 1 isoform X1 encodes MGGICSKSWKATVDGVAVDNVPVESSSSRHANGHANNNNEPGINYHQSISGNINSNSTLPPLADEFDKHQRESFSFTGLEKVPYGPGAEDINDGIPHLSRALSHKSRSNKSKQAAVKVSEVSSLLGRAGTAGLGKAVDVLDTLGSSMTNLNLSSGFTSGVTTKGNKISILAFEVANTIVKGANLMQSLSKENIKHLKEVVLPSDGVQNLISTDMNELLRIAAADKREELKIFSGEVVRFGNRCKDPQWHNLERYFEKLGSELSPQRQLKDEAEIVMQQLMTFVQYTAELYHELHALDRFDQDYRRKLQEEDNSNATQRGDSLAILRAELKSQKKHVRNLKKKSLWSKILEEVMEKLVDIVHFLYLEINEAFGSADTDKHVKDSQGNHKKLGAAGLALHYANIITQIDTLVSRSSSVPPNTRDALYQGLPPNVKSALRSRLQSFQVKEELTIPQIKAEMEKTLQWLVPIAANTTKAHHGFGWVGEWANTGSDVNRKPAGQTDLLKIETLHHADKDKTEGYILELVIWLHHLVSQVRVGNGGIRSPVKSPIRSPNQITVQLFTQKGCSTSPLLTMEDQQMLREVGKRKLTPGISKSQEFSTAKTRLSKHHRLSKSSNHSPINESKNDIFSTRRLPSVPFIDFDIDRMKALDVIDRVDTIGSS; translated from the exons atgggTGGCATTTGCTCAAAGTCATGGAAAGCCACTGTAGATGGTGTAGCTGTAGATAATGTACCTGTTGAAAGCAGCAGTTCAAGGCATGCTAATGGTCATGCTAATAATAACAATGAACCTGGGATCAATTATCATCAGTCTATTTCTGGAAATATTAATAGCAATTCAACTCTGCCTCCTCTTGCGGATGAATTTGATAAGCATCAAAGGGAGTCGTTTTCTTTTACCGGATTGGAAAAGGTTCCGTATGGGCCGGGTGCGGAAGATATCAATGATGGGATTCCTCATTTGTCGAGGGCATTATCGCACAAATCTAGATCAAATAAGTCCAAGCAAGCTGCTGTTAAG GTATCAGAAGTGAGTTCACTCTTGGGAAGAGCTGGTACAGCTGGGCTTGGCAAGGCAGTAGATGTTTTGGACACACTAGGTAGTAGTATGACAAATTTGAATCTCAGCAGTGGTTTTACATCGGGAGTTACaacaaaaggaaataaaatttcaattttggcCTTTGAAGTTGCAAACACAATAGTTAAGGGTGCCAATCTAATGCAATCTCTTTCAAAAGAGAACATTAAACATTTAAAAGAGGTGGTTCTACCATCTGACGGAGTGCAAAATTTGATATCTACAGATATGAATGAACTCCTGAGAATTGCTGCCGCAGACAAGAG AGaagaattgaaaatattttctgGTGAAGTTGTGCGTTTTGGAAATCGATGCAAAGATCCTCAGTGGCACAACCTGGAACGCTATTTTGAGAA GTTAGGTTCAGAGCTTTCACCGCAAAGGCAATTGAAAGACGAGGCAGAGATAGTGATGCAACAATTAATGACCTTTGTTCAATATACTGCT GAATTATATCATGAATTGCATGCCTTAGACAGGTTTGATCAAGATTATCGACGCAAGCTTCAAGAAGAGGACAATTCAAATGCCACACAGAGAG GAGACAGCCTTGCAATTTTAAGAGCAGAACTGAAGAGTCAAAAGAAGCATGTaagaaatttgaagaaaaaatcacTGTGGTCCAAGATTTTGGAAGAG GTGATGGAAAAGCTTGTAGATATTGTCCATTTTCTATATTTGGAGATAAACGAAGCATTTGGTTCTGCTG ATACGGATAAGCACGTGAAAGATTCTCAAGGCAATCATAAGAAGTTGGGGGCTGCTGGTCTTGCTTTGCATTATGCAAACATTATCACTCAAATTGATACTCTG GTGTCTCGATCAAGTTCTGTGCCTCCTAATACTAGGGATGCTTTATATCAAGGGCTGCCGCCTAATGTAAAATCAGCATTGCGCTCAAGGTTACAATCATTTCAAGTTAAAGAAGAG CTTACTATCCCACAAATCAAAGCTGAAATGGAGAAAACATTGCAGTGGCTTGTTCCTATTGCCGCTAATACAACGAA AGCTCATCATGGTTTTGGATGGGTTGGAGAATGGGCAAATACAGG GTCTGATGTCAACCGTAAACCTGCGGGCCAGACCGACTTGTTGAAAATCGAAACACTACATCATGCCGATAAAGATAAAACAGAAGGGTATATACTTGAACTGGTTATCTGGCTACATCACCTAGTCAGCCAAGTAAGAGTTGGTAATGGAGGAATAAGGTCTCCGGTCAAATCTCCAATTCGTTCTCCTAACCAAATAACGGTGCAGTTGTTTACTCAAAAAGGCTGCTCTACGTCTCCGTTGTTAACAATGGAAGATCAACAAATGCTTCGAGAAGTTGGTAAGCGGAAACTAACACCAGGCATTAGTAAGAGCCAGGAATTCAGCACTGCCAAAACGAGGTTGAGCAAACACCATAGGCTAAGCAAGAGTAGTAATCATTCCCCAATCAATGAAAGTAAAAACGATATATTCTCTACGAGGAGGCTACCTTCTGTTCCTTTTATCGACTTTGATATTGACCGAATGAAGGCGTTGGATGTCATTGATAGGGTGGATACCATTGGAAGTTCATAA
- the LOC101497185 gene encoding uncharacterized protein, giving the protein MSGGRRNNDNDSNEGEEGGGGGGWASTFFKVAGAAAATAAVAGGLYMSLLKQADADVAAVRVHADEEVILNVDGSLLRQIPSAGCGGVLTDSSGKWLCGFAQKLNPNLREDETEKEAILRGLIWVKEKGKRKVTAKTDNEGIEISVNSGRRSNDPLICRIREVLNSPHWQASLIWTPGDTNAVADKLAHKAHSLTSFDLHHFDYPPQNCATHFLI; this is encoded by the coding sequence ATGAGTGGAGGGAGGAGAAACAATGACAACGACAGCAATGAAGGAGAagaaggaggaggaggaggagggtGGGCGTCAACGTTTTTTAAAGTAGCCGGCGCAGCCGCCGCAACAGCAGCAGTAGCTGGTGGCTTATACATGAGTCTCCTAAAACAAGCCGATGCTGACGTGGCAGCAGTCAGAGTACACGCCGATGAGGAAGTGATACTAAACGTAGACGGTTCGCTTCTGCGCCAGATTCCATCAGCCGGGTGTGGCGGAGTTCTAACCGACTCATCAGGAAAATGGCTATGCGGCTTCGCTCAGAAGCTGAATCCAAATTTAAGAGAAGACGAAACAGAGAAGGAAGCAATTTTAAGAGGTTTGATTTGGGTAAAGGAAAAAGGGAAGAGGAAAGTTACGGCGAAGACGGATAATGAAGGGATTGAGATATCGGTCAATTCTGGCCGTAGATCTAATGATCCTCTTATATGTCGCATAAGGGAAGTTCTTAATAGTCCTCACTGGCAAGCTTCGTTGATTTGGACTCCTGGTGATACAAACGCTGTTGCTGATAAGCTTGCTCACAAAGCTCATAGTTTAACTTCTTTTGATCTGCATCACTTTGATTATCCTCCTCAGAACTGTGCTACCCACTTCCTTATATGA
- the LOC101496198 gene encoding protein PSK SIMULATOR 1 isoform X3, translating into MGGICSKSWKATVDGVAVDNVPVESSSSRHANGHANNNNEPGINYHQSISGNINSNSTLPPLADEFDKHQRESFSFTGLEKVPYGPGAEDINDGIPHLSRALSHKSRSNKSKQAAVKVSEVSSLLGRAGTAGLGKAVDVLDTLGSSMTNLNLSSGFTSGVTTKGNKISILAFEVANTIVKGANLMQSLSKENIKHLKEVVLPSDGVQNLISTDMNELLRIAAADKREELKIFSGEVVRFGNRCKDPQWHNLERYFEKLGSELSPQRQLKDEAEIVMQQLMTFVQYTAELYHELHALDRFDQDYRRKLQEEDNSNATQRGDSLAILRAELKSQKKHVRNLKKKSLWSKILEEVMEKLVDIVHFLYLEINEAFGSADTDKHVKDSQGNHKKLGAAGLALHYANIITQIDTLVSRSSSVPPNTRDALYQGLPPNVKSALRSRLQSFQVKEESSSWFWMGWRMGKYRV; encoded by the exons atgggTGGCATTTGCTCAAAGTCATGGAAAGCCACTGTAGATGGTGTAGCTGTAGATAATGTACCTGTTGAAAGCAGCAGTTCAAGGCATGCTAATGGTCATGCTAATAATAACAATGAACCTGGGATCAATTATCATCAGTCTATTTCTGGAAATATTAATAGCAATTCAACTCTGCCTCCTCTTGCGGATGAATTTGATAAGCATCAAAGGGAGTCGTTTTCTTTTACCGGATTGGAAAAGGTTCCGTATGGGCCGGGTGCGGAAGATATCAATGATGGGATTCCTCATTTGTCGAGGGCATTATCGCACAAATCTAGATCAAATAAGTCCAAGCAAGCTGCTGTTAAG GTATCAGAAGTGAGTTCACTCTTGGGAAGAGCTGGTACAGCTGGGCTTGGCAAGGCAGTAGATGTTTTGGACACACTAGGTAGTAGTATGACAAATTTGAATCTCAGCAGTGGTTTTACATCGGGAGTTACaacaaaaggaaataaaatttcaattttggcCTTTGAAGTTGCAAACACAATAGTTAAGGGTGCCAATCTAATGCAATCTCTTTCAAAAGAGAACATTAAACATTTAAAAGAGGTGGTTCTACCATCTGACGGAGTGCAAAATTTGATATCTACAGATATGAATGAACTCCTGAGAATTGCTGCCGCAGACAAGAG AGaagaattgaaaatattttctgGTGAAGTTGTGCGTTTTGGAAATCGATGCAAAGATCCTCAGTGGCACAACCTGGAACGCTATTTTGAGAA GTTAGGTTCAGAGCTTTCACCGCAAAGGCAATTGAAAGACGAGGCAGAGATAGTGATGCAACAATTAATGACCTTTGTTCAATATACTGCT GAATTATATCATGAATTGCATGCCTTAGACAGGTTTGATCAAGATTATCGACGCAAGCTTCAAGAAGAGGACAATTCAAATGCCACACAGAGAG GAGACAGCCTTGCAATTTTAAGAGCAGAACTGAAGAGTCAAAAGAAGCATGTaagaaatttgaagaaaaaatcacTGTGGTCCAAGATTTTGGAAGAG GTGATGGAAAAGCTTGTAGATATTGTCCATTTTCTATATTTGGAGATAAACGAAGCATTTGGTTCTGCTG ATACGGATAAGCACGTGAAAGATTCTCAAGGCAATCATAAGAAGTTGGGGGCTGCTGGTCTTGCTTTGCATTATGCAAACATTATCACTCAAATTGATACTCTG GTGTCTCGATCAAGTTCTGTGCCTCCTAATACTAGGGATGCTTTATATCAAGGGCTGCCGCCTAATGTAAAATCAGCATTGCGCTCAAGGTTACAATCATTTCAAGTTAAAGAAGAG AGCTCATCATGGTTTTGGATGGGTTGGAGAATGGGCAAATACAGG GTCTGA